GAAAGCTTAGTTGTCAGCTCTATCAACGGAGCGCCGACATCTTTTTAGGAGTTCCATTCAATATCGCTAGTTATGCATTATTGACGCATATGATTGCTCATCAATGTGGTCTAGAACCTGGCGAGTTTGTTCATACATTAGGGGATGCTCACATTTATCTGAACCACCTTGATCAAGTTAAAGAACAGCTGACAAGAACACCTCATGAAGCTCCTAAATTGATTTTACCTACTAAACCAAAACCAATCGATCAATATGAAATGACTGATATTAAATTAGAAGGCTATACTTATGAGCCGGCAATCAAGGCTCCCGTAGCAGTTTAAATGCAAACAATGCGTGCAGAGGGCCTAACCAGCACATACGGTGAAAAGACCTTATTTGATGATATTTCGTTTATTATCAATGAAAATGATCGAATTGGACTGATTGGTGTTAATGGAAGCGGGAAAACAAGTCTTCTTAACGTAATTAGTGGGGAAGTAAACCCAGAAGGTAGCGGTCAGATCACTAAACCCAATGATTATACGATCGGTTATTTAAAGCAGCAACCAGAGCTTGATGAAAATAAAACAATCATGGAAGCTGTTTTTGAAGGTAAACAACCAGTGTTTGAAACGATTCGCCAATATGAGTTGGCGCTTGAACGCTTTACAAAGCACCCGGAAGATCCACAAGCAATCGACCGTTACACAAAAATGCAGGCACGAATGGATCAAGAAGATGCATGGGAAGCAGATAGTCGGGTGAAGACGATTCTGACCCAGTTAAAGATAAAAGATGTAAGTCAAAAGATTGCTCAACTTTCTGGAGGACAAAAGAAACGGGTTGGGCTAGCACAAGTCTTAATTCAACAGCCAGATCTCTTATTACTGGATGAACCGACTAACCACTTAGACCTCGATTCGGTAGTTTGGCTCCAAGATTTTCTTCGTAGTTATAAGGGTGCCGTCCTTGTTGTTACCCACGATCGATACTTCCTTGATCAAATTACAAATCATATCTGGGAACTATCTTTTGGTAAACTTTATCACTACGAGGGAAATTATCAGGACTTTGTAGCAAAAAAGGCGGAACGAGTAGAATTAGCTAAAGATACTGAGAAAAAGAATCAACAGCTGTATAAAAAAGAATTAGCCTGGATGCGGACAGGTGCAAAAGCCCGTTCCACAAAACAAAAGGGGCGAATCAATCGGTTCCACGAATTAGAGGGAAAAATCGGTAATCTTAAAACCGATGAAGATATTGCTATTAATCTTGGATCACAACGTCTAGGGAAAGATGTTATTCAATTTAAGGATGCTAACTTAAAATTTGATAATCATCAAATCCTTCATGACTTCAATTGGCTTGTTCAAGCAGGTGATCGAATTGGAATTACTGGTGAAAACGGGGCAGGTAAGACGAGTTTATTAAACGTAATTGCCCAACGTGTCCCTCTAGATAGTGGTGTCCTTAAGATTGGTGAAACCGTTAAGTTAGGATATTATACCCAGCAAACAGAAGGAATTGACAATGATAAGCGGATGATTAGTTTCTTGTCTGAAATTGCAGATAATGTTACTGATAAAGATGGTAATAAGCTTAGCGTTACCCAATTATTAGAACGTTTCCTATTCCCTCGCTTTATGCATGGTACTTTGATCCGAAAGCTTTCTGGGGGTGAAAAGCGACGATTATACCTCTTAAAAATCTTAATGCAGCAGCCTAACGTCTTATTACTAGATGAACCAACTAACGACCTTGATATTGGAACACTGACAGTTCTTGAAGATTACCTAGATAATTTTGCGGGAACTGTTATTACGGTTTCTCATGATCGTTATTTCTTAGATAAAGTGGCCGACAATTTGCTAGTCTTCAATGGAAATGGTGATATTGAGCGTTATACGGGACGCTTTACTGATTATTTAACTGCTAAAAAAGAAGAAGCAGATAAGGATAAAGAGCTTAAAAATGATCAAAAAGCCCTTGCTAAAAAGCAGGCAAGTAAGCAAGAACCAGCCAAAAAAGAAAAAACAAAACTTACTTATGCTGAACAACTCGAGTGGGATCATATTGATGAAGAATTAGACGCCCTTGATCAACAGCATCAGCAATTAGAAAATGAAATGGCTAAAGCAGCAAGCGATTATACGAAAATTGCTAAGTTACAGAAGCAGCTAAATGAAATACAAGAAAAAATTGATGAAAAGACAGCTCGTTGGGAGTATTTAAGCACATACGTTGACGAGTAAATGAAAATAAAACAATTACCAGCTATATTTGAACCAGCACGCCCTGTTTTACAAAAAATAGAGGAGGCCGGCTACGAAGCATATTTTGTTGGCGGTTGTGTCCGTGACACTATTTTGCATGATGAGATTCATGATATAGATATAGCGACGAGTGCTTACCCTAGTGAAATAAAGGCGATTTTTAACCATACTGTCGATACCGGAATTGAACATGGTACAGTTATGATTCTCGACCATGGAACGGGATATGAAACAACTACTTTTAGAACCGAGTCAGGTTACCAAGACTACCGCCGTCCTGATAAAGTGACTTTTGTTCGTTCATTAAGTGAAGATCTCCAGCGTCGAGACTTCACAATTAATGCCCTCGCCTTACGGGAAGATGGGGAAGTTATTGATCTATTTGACGGACTAGAAGACTTGCAAAAACATCTTATTAAAGCAGTTGGCAACCCTAATGAACGTTTTCATGAAGATGCTTTACGGATGATGCGGGCCGTGCGTTTTGCAAGTAAGCTTGATTTTGTCATTGATACTGCAACATTAAAAGGGATTAAAGGAAATGCACCATTATTAGAAAAAATTGCAGTTGAACGAATCCGGGTTGAACTAGAAAAACTATTGCTGGGTCAAAATCCAGTAGCGGGTTTAAAAGATTTTATTGCGACTGGATTGTACCAATATTGTCCAGGGTTGGAAAATGCGCAAGCTGCTTTATCGGCTTTATTAATCCTTAACCAATGGCATTTGGAAAATGAGGTCCAATTGTGGTCAGTTTTGAGCTTACAGCTCCAGCTTGATCAAAAAGAAATTGGTAAATTCTTAAAGAAGTGGAAGACAGCAAATGATTTAATTGCGCAGGTCAAAAAAGTAGTTCCAGCAGTCCAAGCAATTCGTCAACGTACGCTTACGCCAACACTAATGTTTAATACCGGTGAAACAGCCCTCCATGATGCTAACCAAGTAGCTAAGTTATATGGATGGGCAATTAATGATGAGGAATTACAAAAAGCTTATCAAAAATTACCAATTAAAAATGCTAAAGAATTAGCAATTGATGGTCGAATATTAATTACTAAAGCGGGGGTAAAACCGGGACCATTGATGGGGAAGATTCTTCAGCAATTAACGTTGGCAGTAGTAAATGGCGAAATAGCTAACGATGCAACAACCTTATTAGAAAAAGTAGAAGAGATAACGAAAGAGGGATAAATGACCTACTCAGAACAAATGCTTGATCAATTAGAAGCAGGAAAATTAAAAGAAGCCCAAAACTCATTTAAACTCGCACTAATTAATGATGATGATGATATGTTATTTAGCCTTGCGGAGGAATTGTACGCATTGGGCTTTCTTCAACAGGCACGAACGATTTACTTAAAATTATTAGATTGTTATCCAGATGAAGATGAATTAAAGACTAATTTAGCGACGATTGCAATTGATGAAGGACATAATGACGAAGCTTTATCATACTTAGCCCAGATTAAACCAGACTCGCCAGCTTATGTTCAATCATTACTGGTTGCCGCGGACTTATATCAAACCGAAGAAGAATTTGAAGTGACGGAGGAAAAGTTAAAAGAAGCTTACGCGTTGGCTCCCGATGAACCAGCTGTTGAATTTGCGCTTGGTGAATTTTACTTTATGGTTGGCCAATATTCTGAAGCAATCCAATATTACTTCCAACTAATTAAAAATGGGTATACTGACTTTGCAAAAGTTGATATCGCTGGACGTCTAGGGATTTGTTACGCTCAGAGCGGTCAGTTTAAGAAGGCTTTAGGGTACTTCAATCAGGTTAAACCGGAATACCAGACTAGTGATATTCGTTTCCAAAAGGGGTTGACCCGACTTCAATTAGGAGATACTGAAAAGGCAATAAAAACCTTAGAGGATCTTATCAATGATGATAACCAATATGCGTCTGCTTATCCTGAACTAGCAAAGGCATATGAAAAGGAAAATAAGTATCAGCAGGCATTACGAGTTGTCCAAGAAGGGCTCAGTGTTGATCAATACAATGAATACCTTTATTCATTAGCAGCTGAAATTACCAGCTACCTTGGCGACCAAAAGTTAATGAAGAAATACTTGGTAAAAGCGCATGAACTTGCTCCAGAGAATATGACGATTACTTTACAATATAGTAATTTCTTGCTTCACCAACACGATGATGAGGCAAATATTAAGCTCCTGAGTCCATTGGTAAAAGAAGATGAAACAGATCCACAATTATATTGGAATCTAGCGCGGTCATATCAACGAACTGATCAGCTTGAATTAGCCGGAAAATATTATGAAGCTGCTTTGCCGGCATACAGTGAAAATCCAACATTCTTAAAAGAATTAATTAATTACTACCGCGAAACTGGTGAAACTGATAAGTTAATGGATGAATTGGAACGCTATCTCCGGTTAGTCCCAACAGACACTGAAATGCAAGATCTTTATGACCAATATGAAGATTACAAATAAATGGCAAACAAAGCAGAATTAGTAAGCAATGTTGCTACTGCAACTGGCTTAACCAAGAAGGATGCTACTGCAGCTGTAGATGCTGTTTTCAGTTCAATTCAAGCATCTTTAGCTAAGGGTGAAAAGGTTCAATTGATCGGCTTCGGTAACTTCGAAGTACGTCAACGTGCTGCACGTAAGGGCCGCAACCCACAAACTGGAGAAGAAATCAACATTCCTGCAAGCAAGGTACCAGCATTCAAGCCTGGTAAAGCTTTAAAGGACGCTGTTAAGTAATTGGCAAATCCAATCGTAGCAGTTGTTGGTCGTCCAAACGTTGGAAAATCAACATTATTCAATCGTATTGCGGGAGAACGGATTTCAATTGTCGAAGATACTCCTGGAGTTACTCGAGATCGTATTTATGCTCATGCTGAATGGTTAGGAAAACATTTTAGCATGATTGATACTGGCGGGATCGAAATATCAGATCAACCATTATTGACACAGATTCGCCAACAAGCAGAAGTTGCTATTGATGAAGCGGATGTAATAATCTTCGTTGCCGATGTAGAAAATGGTGTAACTGATGCTGATGAACAAGTAGCACGAATTTTATATCGCTCCAATAAACCAGTGGTCTTAGCTGTTAATAAAGTCGATAATCCAGAACGGCGGAGTGATATTTATGATTACTATTCCCTTGGTCTGGGTGAACCGTATGCAGTTTCAAGTGTTCACGGTATTGGAATGGGTGATCTTTTGGATGCTGTTATTAAAGAGTTTCCTGATAACGCTGCTAATGATGAAGATGACTCCATTCACTTTAGCTTTATTGGGCGTCCTAATGTGGGGAAATCATCACTAGTTAATGCAATTCTAGGTGAGAACCGGGTAATTGTATCTAACGTTGCCGGAACTACCCGTGATGCCATTAATACTCAATTTGAAACAGCAGATGGACAAAAATTCACAATGGTTGATACTGCTGGAATCCGCAAAAAAGGAAAAATTTATGAGAACACTGAGCGTTATTCATTGATGCGGTCCATGCGAGCAATTGATGATAGTGATGTTGTACTTGTTGTCCTAAATGCAGAAGAAGGTATTCGTGAATTAGATAAGCACATTGCTGGATATGCTCATGAAGCAGGATGTGGGGTTATTATCGTCGTTAATAAGTGGGATACATTAAAAGAAAAAGACCACCGAACGATGACAGATTTTACTAATCTGATTCGGCAAGAATTCCAGTACCTCAGTTATGCACCAATTATTTTCGTTTCGGCGAAGACAAAGCAACGGTTAAATCAATTACCGGGATTGATCGAGGAAGTATATCAACATCACCGTCAACGGATCCAATCGGCAGTCTTAAATGATGTTTTAATGGATGCAATTGCTGCCAATCCGACTCCAACACAAAATGGTCGGCGTTTGCGAGTATACTATGGGACACAGGTTGCAACCGAACCACCAACATTTGTTATCTTTGTTAATGATCCAGAGTTAATGCACTTCTCCTATGAGCGTTATTTGGAAAATCAAATTCGGAAGGCATTTGACTTTTCTGGTACACCGATCCATTTAATCAAGCGTCAACGGCAGTAAATGGCTGAAAACAACGAAAATAAAAACGATATGTTAGAAGCGCTTGATAGCATTGAACAAGTTAAGGTGGGCGATGTTGTCAAGGGTGAAGTTTTGGCAATCGATGACGATCGTCAAGCTATCGTTGGTATTAAAGATGCAGGGGTTGAAGGTGTCGTCCCTGCTAAGGAATTATCAACCAAGCCAGTTGAAGACATCAATGATGCTGTAAAAGTAGGTGACGAATTAGACTTAGTTGTCATTTCTAAGATCGGTAACGATAAGGAAAATGGTAGCTACCTTCTTTCTCACCGTCGTCTTGAAGCCCGTAAGGTATGGGATGACATTCAAAAGAAATTTGATGAAGGTGAACACATTACCGCCAAAGTCACTCAAGCTGTTAAGGGTGGATTAGTCGTTGATGCTGGAGTTCGTGGCTTCGTCCCTGCTTCAATGATTACTGATCACTATGTTGAAGACCTTAATCAATTTAAGGGTCAAGAACTTGAATTCAAGATTGTTGAAATCGAACCAAGCGAAAACCGTTTGATTCTTTCACACAAGGAAATCATTCAAGCTCAACACGAAAAGGCTGCTGAAAAGGTATTTGCTGAATTACAACCAGGCGATGTTGTTGAAGGTAAAGTTGCACGGATGACTAACTTCGGTGCATTTATTGACCTTGGCGGCGTTGATGGATTGGTTCACGTTTCTGAAATTTCATACGATCACGTTGACAAGCCTTCTGATGTATTGACTGCTGGTCAAGATGTTAAGGTTAAGGTATTAAGCGTTGACCCTGAACGTGAACGGATTTCATTATCCATTAAGCAAACTTTACCAGGACCATGGGATGATATTGAAGAAAAGGCTCCAGTAGACAGCGTATTAACTGGTACTGTTAAGCGTTTGACTAGCTTTGGTGCTTTCGTTGAAGTATTCCCTGGTGTTGAAGGTTTAGTTCACATTTCACAAATCTCACACAAGCACATTGCTACACCTGCAGATGTTCTTAAGCCAGGTCAAGAAGTTCAAGTTAAGGTAATCAATGTTGATCCTGAACACCAACGTCTTGGTTTATCAATGAAGGCTCTTGAAGAACGTCCAAAGGAAGACGAAAACAACAATAACAACGGTGAAAACTACCGTGGTCGTCGTCGTTCACGTCGTAACAATAACAACCGGAGCTTCATGAACAACGCTCCAGAAGAAGAAAGTGGCTTCTCAATGGGTGACTTAATTGGTGACAAGCTTAAGGACCTACGGAACTAGATGTGTAAGGGATTGCAAGTAGCAATTGATGGTCCGGCCTCAGCAGGAAAGAGTACGGTCGCTAAATTAGTAGCAAAAAAGTTTAATTATGTCTATTGTGATACCGGCGCAATGTACCGAGCTGTTACATTAGCAGCATTAAACCAGGGCATTGATCCAAAAGATGATAAAAAGGTTGCTGAAATTGCTCGGCAAATAAAAATAGATTTTGAACCTGGTGAAACTGAACAAAGAGTTTTCTTGGATGGCAAAGAGGTGACTCATGATATTCGGTTGCCGAAAGTAGCAGCAAATGTATCTGCTGTGGCGGCAGTTCCAGCTGTTCGCGAAGAGATGACTAAGCAACAGCGGCAAATTGCTGAAAATGGTGGAATTGTAATGGATGGACGGGATATTGGTACAACTGTTTTACCACAAGCACCCGTAAAGATATTCATGGTAGCGAGTGCCTATGAACGGGCGCGACGGCGATACGCTGAAAACCAGGCAAAAGGGATTAATACAACATCGCTTGAAGAATTACAAAAAGCAATTGAATTAAGGGATAAAAAAGACTCAACGCGAAAAATTTCACCTCTTACACAAGCACCTGATGCAATCAAATTGGATACAACAAATATGACAATTGATGAAGTTGTGAGTGAAATCAGTAAAATAATAAAAAAACACAAGATGAATTAGTTGAGTGAGGAACGGAAAGAGAGCCGACGAGCTAACGATGAATTATGGGATAAAAAGTTTACAGATAACGAAGACCTTGATAGTGATGGCCATTTATCACGAACAGAACACCGTAAGCAACGATCACATAATTCAATGATTACTACGATCTTAATCGTGTTAATTATCGTTCTCGCCGTTACACCACTTATTTATTGGATTAATAATAAACAGTCCTTTAATCATCCGGTGAGAACTGAACAAGTAGCTGCTAGTTCTAAAAATAGTAAAAAAAAAGAATCTCACAGTTCGAGTACCTCTAGTGAGCATTCAAAGAAGGAATCTAGTATAAGCAGTAGTGAATCCTCTTCTTCAAGTATTGAGGAATCAAGTTCGACGCAAACCAGCCAAAGTTATAGTGCTCCGCAAAGCAGTAGTAGCTATTATCGATATAGTAGTAGTTATCGTTATGGTAATGGGTATCAAAACCGGACTACTCCTAATCGCTACAGTAGTTATCAGCAGCGTTATAACAATAACCAAACCTATAATCGCTACAATAATAATACAGAAAATACAAACCGTTATCGTTAAATGAAAAATAAGCAAGAAATTCTAGATGTTTTACAAAATCATTTTGGCTTTGAGGATTTTCGTCCAGGCCAAGAAGAGACAATTAACGCCTTACTGGAAGGGAAAGACGCTTTATCGATTCTTCCCACTGGTGCCGGGAAATCCCTTTTATATCAATTGCCAGCTTATTTATTGTCAGGAACGATCCTCATTGTTTCACCGTTGATTTCACTAATGCAGGATCAGGTTGACCGTCTTCATCGGCAGGGAGAAAAACGAGTCATTATGTTAAGCGGCCAGCTTGTCGGAAAAGAGCGAGCAAGTGTCCTCCACAATTTGAAATCATTTAAATTTATATTTACTTCTCCGGAAATGCTTGATAACCAGCAAGTTTTAACCGCGCTTAAGAAAAATAAGATTGCGTTAATGGTTATTGATGAGGCCCATTGTATCTCACAGTGGGGCCCTGATTTTCGTCCTGAATATTTATTACTAAAGGAAGTGCGGCAGCAATTAGGATCGCCGACAACATTGCTGTTGACGGCAACTGCTACTCCTCGTATTCGACAGGATATTTTGAAAAAAATGGGGATGACGACTGCCTACCAGGTAATTAAATCTGTTGACCGTCCTAACATTTTTTTAGCTGTTAAGTCCATCGCTACTCAAAAGGAAAAGGATGGTGAACTTCTGAAACTAGTTCAAAAATTCACTGGTCCCGGAATTATTTACTTTGCAAGTCGTAAGCTGGCTTCTCAGATGGCAGAATGGCTTGAAAACCAAACTGATTTAAATGTGGCAGCTTATCATGCTGGCGTTGTTCCAATTGAACGATTTCGAATTCAAAATCAATTTATGAATAATGAATTACAGGTAATTTGTGCAACGAGTGCGTTTGGGATGGGAATTGACAAAAATGATATTCGTTACGTTATTCATTATCATTTGCCAAGTAATTTAGAGAATTATTTACAGGAAATCGGTCGAGCTGGGCGTGATGGTAAGCAGAGTTTGGCAGTTCTTCTATATGCAAATGGCGATGAAATGATTCAACGACAATTAACAAGCGTTGATCTTCCGCCAGCTACAATTTTAGAGCAGATTAAGAATGGCAAGTTGTCAGCAAGTATTTTGGGGGAGCAAGCGTCTTTATTTGCGTTTTATCTTGAACATTCTTTTACGCCGCAGCAAATAATTACGATGTTTGAGCGGCGCAAAATTCAAACAGAAAAAGAATTGCAAGAAATGGTTGCTTATATCAAAGAGGACGGTTGTAAAAGAGAATATCTTTTAACATATTTTGGTGAGCAATTTGCCGGTTCGAATGAATTTTGTTGTGATTATGAGCTTTCAGATTGGGCAACTAAACTTATTTTGCCGGTCAGTCAGCCACTTTCTGAAAACAATAAAGTAGGATGGGAAGACCGCTTAAAGGGCCTGTTAAATATTACTGAAAATTAAGTGAATAAATTATTGCGCTTTTTTAGCTATCACCAGCCACGGCGAATTCGTGTAATTGAAAACACTCTGCGAAGTCGGCGAACAGTCGCAACTCTCTTTTGGGCTCGACAGTATGGAATCTTAGAGTGGTTAGGGGCAGATCGAACACTGAATCGACAAGAATATGATCAGCTTATTAATCAACTTGTTGCTGATAAACTATTAGCGATTGATGATCAATCCCAAGCAATTCTTACAGAAGAGGGCGCGAAAGTTTTAAAAAACGAAGAAGAAACTTTCTACATCCCATCGTTTTATGACTGGTACTGGTTAACCAATACGCAACGAATAATCCAACGACTTTTTTTAGCTATTCAAGTCGTATCAGAATTCTCTTATCATCAAAGAAAGTATGTTCCATTGGCGATTTCATATGGTGAAATGGTTGCGGTGAAGCAGTGGTTTCGACAAAATTATCATCACGATCTGGTTAAAAATCTCTATACTGATCTCCATCGGTTTGGCAGCGCTTTGGAAAGTGAAGATCCACGAATGACAACGGACCTTTTTAATGTCATGATTGGTTATCAGCGATCAGGATGGACAATTAATCAAGCAGCTCAAGAATTGAAAATAAAAATCGATGATATCCAGTACTTACGTCATGACGAGATGTTAGCGGTTAGCGCTTATGCTCGTAATTTTCCTGGTCCACTGCAACAATTGCTCCTTCCGCTGATCAATGAGAGTCCACTAAATCGGAGTGCCCAAGTAACGTTTGACTTATATACCCAGGGAGAGCCAATTGAACTGATTGCTCAAGAGCGACGGTTGAAAGAAAATACAATTAGGGAGCATCTCTTGGAAGCGGCAATCCTTATTCCTGACAAGCTAGACTGGGATATCCTTTTGCCAGAGAGTAAGCGTGACGAACTTAGTCGATTCTATAAGGGCGAACCGACCGTATGGAAATTTGACGAGCAAATTGCCAGTTTTTATGAATACCGCCTATATCAAATATTTCAAGGAATAACAAATGAAAAATAAATGACAGTAACGCATCAACGTATTCAACGATTGGTAGGCATAGCCTGTTTGGGTGCCTTAGCATTTATTTTAATGTTTTTTGAGTTTCCGGTTTTGCCGATGGCGCCCTATCTTAAACTGGACTTTTCTGATGTCCCTGTTTTGATAGGGGGCTATATCTATGGGCCAGTTGGCGGAATTATTATCGCTGCAATTAAATGCTTAATTCACGGAATGATTCATGGCTTTTCGCCAGCTGAATTAATCGGGGTTACCAGCGACTTTATTTCATCCCTCGCTCTTCTGCTTCCGTTCTGCTGGGTATGGCGTCATCATAACTGGAGTAATAAAAGACAAGCTATTATCGGAATTGCTTTAGGAACCGTAACGTTGACTGTTTTAATGTCTCTGCTTAATTTGTGGATCCTTACCCCTTTATATATGGCAGTTTGGAACTGGAAGTCAACTTTGCCCGTATCTCAATTAGTAGCGATCGGTGTGTTGCCTTTTAACCTTATTAAGGGTTTGGTTGTTACAATTGTATATGTAATTATCGCGGGTCGGTTGCGTCCATGGCTAGACCAGCATAGAATGATTTAAATGGAACGATTACAAAAGGCAATGGCGGAAGCGGGAGTAGCTTCTCGTCGGGCATCAGAAAAACTTATCCTTCAAGGGAAAGTTGCAGTTAATGGCAAGATTGTGACTGAACTTGGCACTAAAGTTGGCGTTCACGATGAGATTGTAGTAAATGGTGTTCCAATCCATCACGAACAGCACGTTTACTACTTGTTAAATAAGCCGCGGGGAGTTATCTCAAGTGCTCATGATGATAAAGGCCGTCGAACAGTGGTTGATATTATTCATGATGCTGAGATTGATGAACGCATTTATCCAGTTGGCCGATTGGACTATGATACAACTGGAATTCTTCTCCTAACAAATGATGGTGCTTTGGCAAATAAACTGATGCATCCTAAATATGAAGTTGAAAAAACCTATGTTGCTAAGGTTGAAGGAATCGTCAAAAATGATGAGTTAAAACAATTACGTTTAGGGGTAGTCATCGATGGTCGAAAGACAAAACCGGCTAAATCGAAGCTCTTGAATGTTGACCGTGCCAAGAAGACAAGCCTTGTTCAATTAACAATCCACGAAGGACGAAACCACCAAGTTAAGAATATGTTTAAGGCAGTAGGACATCCGGTGACTAAACTTCATCGTGAAACATATGGACCATTAAATTTATATGGTCTTCAGCCGGGTGAATTCCGTGCATTAAAGCCTGAAGAAGTGCAGTTATTAAAGAAAAAGTAAGTGACGAATACGAAACTAACCAACCAAGCGCAGATTGAAGGA
The genomic region above belongs to Limosilactobacillus reuteri and contains:
- a CDS encoding ABC-F family ATP-binding cassette domain-containing protein, whose translation is MQTMRAEGLTSTYGEKTLFDDISFIINENDRIGLIGVNGSGKTSLLNVISGEVNPEGSGQITKPNDYTIGYLKQQPELDENKTIMEAVFEGKQPVFETIRQYELALERFTKHPEDPQAIDRYTKMQARMDQEDAWEADSRVKTILTQLKIKDVSQKIAQLSGGQKKRVGLAQVLIQQPDLLLLDEPTNHLDLDSVVWLQDFLRSYKGAVLVVTHDRYFLDQITNHIWELSFGKLYHYEGNYQDFVAKKAERVELAKDTEKKNQQLYKKELAWMRTGAKARSTKQKGRINRFHELEGKIGNLKTDEDIAINLGSQRLGKDVIQFKDANLKFDNHQILHDFNWLVQAGDRIGITGENGAGKTSLLNVIAQRVPLDSGVLKIGETVKLGYYTQQTEGIDNDKRMISFLSEIADNVTDKDGNKLSVTQLLERFLFPRFMHGTLIRKLSGGEKRRLYLLKILMQQPNVLLLDEPTNDLDIGTLTVLEDYLDNFAGTVITVSHDRYFLDKVADNLLVFNGNGDIERYTGRFTDYLTAKKEEADKDKELKNDQKALAKKQASKQEPAKKEKTKLTYAEQLEWDHIDEELDALDQQHQQLENEMAKAASDYTKIAKLQKQLNEIQEKIDEKTARWEYLSTYVDE
- a CDS encoding CCA tRNA nucleotidyltransferase, translated to MKIKQLPAIFEPARPVLQKIEEAGYEAYFVGGCVRDTILHDEIHDIDIATSAYPSEIKAIFNHTVDTGIEHGTVMILDHGTGYETTTFRTESGYQDYRRPDKVTFVRSLSEDLQRRDFTINALALREDGEVIDLFDGLEDLQKHLIKAVGNPNERFHEDALRMMRAVRFASKLDFVIDTATLKGIKGNAPLLEKIAVERIRVELEKLLLGQNPVAGLKDFIATGLYQYCPGLENAQAALSALLILNQWHLENEVQLWSVLSLQLQLDQKEIGKFLKKWKTANDLIAQVKKVVPAVQAIRQRTLTPTLMFNTGETALHDANQVAKLYGWAINDEELQKAYQKLPIKNAKELAIDGRILITKAGVKPGPLMGKILQQLTLAVVNGEIANDATTLLEKVEEITKEG
- a CDS encoding tetratricopeptide repeat protein, encoding MTYSEQMLDQLEAGKLKEAQNSFKLALINDDDDMLFSLAEELYALGFLQQARTIYLKLLDCYPDEDELKTNLATIAIDEGHNDEALSYLAQIKPDSPAYVQSLLVAADLYQTEEEFEVTEEKLKEAYALAPDEPAVEFALGEFYFMVGQYSEAIQYYFQLIKNGYTDFAKVDIAGRLGICYAQSGQFKKALGYFNQVKPEYQTSDIRFQKGLTRLQLGDTEKAIKTLEDLINDDNQYASAYPELAKAYEKENKYQQALRVVQEGLSVDQYNEYLYSLAAEITSYLGDQKLMKKYLVKAHELAPENMTITLQYSNFLLHQHDDEANIKLLSPLVKEDETDPQLYWNLARSYQRTDQLELAGKYYEAALPAYSENPTFLKELINYYRETGETDKLMDELERYLRLVPTDTEMQDLYDQYEDYK
- a CDS encoding HU family DNA-binding protein, with product MANKAELVSNVATATGLTKKDATAAVDAVFSSIQASLAKGEKVQLIGFGNFEVRQRAARKGRNPQTGEEINIPASKVPAFKPGKALKDAVK
- the der gene encoding ribosome biogenesis GTPase Der yields the protein MANPIVAVVGRPNVGKSTLFNRIAGERISIVEDTPGVTRDRIYAHAEWLGKHFSMIDTGGIEISDQPLLTQIRQQAEVAIDEADVIIFVADVENGVTDADEQVARILYRSNKPVVLAVNKVDNPERRSDIYDYYSLGLGEPYAVSSVHGIGMGDLLDAVIKEFPDNAANDEDDSIHFSFIGRPNVGKSSLVNAILGENRVIVSNVAGTTRDAINTQFETADGQKFTMVDTAGIRKKGKIYENTERYSLMRSMRAIDDSDVVLVVLNAEEGIRELDKHIAGYAHEAGCGVIIVVNKWDTLKEKDHRTMTDFTNLIRQEFQYLSYAPIIFVSAKTKQRLNQLPGLIEEVYQHHRQRIQSAVLNDVLMDAIAANPTPTQNGRRLRVYYGTQVATEPPTFVIFVNDPELMHFSYERYLENQIRKAFDFSGTPIHLIKRQRQ
- the rpsA gene encoding 30S ribosomal protein S1 → MAENNENKNDMLEALDSIEQVKVGDVVKGEVLAIDDDRQAIVGIKDAGVEGVVPAKELSTKPVEDINDAVKVGDELDLVVISKIGNDKENGSYLLSHRRLEARKVWDDIQKKFDEGEHITAKVTQAVKGGLVVDAGVRGFVPASMITDHYVEDLNQFKGQELEFKIVEIEPSENRLILSHKEIIQAQHEKAAEKVFAELQPGDVVEGKVARMTNFGAFIDLGGVDGLVHVSEISYDHVDKPSDVLTAGQDVKVKVLSVDPERERISLSIKQTLPGPWDDIEEKAPVDSVLTGTVKRLTSFGAFVEVFPGVEGLVHISQISHKHIATPADVLKPGQEVQVKVINVDPEHQRLGLSMKALEERPKEDENNNNNGENYRGRRRSRRNNNNRSFMNNAPEEESGFSMGDLIGDKLKDLRN
- the cmk gene encoding (d)CMP kinase, which codes for MCKGLQVAIDGPASAGKSTVAKLVAKKFNYVYCDTGAMYRAVTLAALNQGIDPKDDKKVAEIARQIKIDFEPGETEQRVFLDGKEVTHDIRLPKVAANVSAVAAVPAVREEMTKQQRQIAENGGIVMDGRDIGTTVLPQAPVKIFMVASAYERARRRYAENQAKGINTTSLEELQKAIELRDKKDSTRKISPLTQAPDAIKLDTTNMTIDEVVSEISKIIKKHKMN
- a CDS encoding LysM domain-containing protein yields the protein MSEERKESRRANDELWDKKFTDNEDLDSDGHLSRTEHRKQRSHNSMITTILIVLIIVLAVTPLIYWINNKQSFNHPVRTEQVAASSKNSKKKESHSSSTSSEHSKKESSISSSESSSSSIEESSSTQTSQSYSAPQSSSSYYRYSSSYRYGNGYQNRTTPNRYSSYQQRYNNNQTYNRYNNNTENTNRYR